The Roseibaca calidilacus genome has a window encoding:
- the pepN gene encoding aminopeptidase N, whose amino-acid sequence MRDTAQPIYLADYQPPAFLIEQVELTFRLAPKTTRVVSQIRFAPNPAAAPGQDLRLDGEGLTLIAASIDGAHVTATPDATGLSMAAATLPDGPFTWEAEVEIAPEGNTALEGLYMSNGMYCTQCEAEGFRKITFYPDRPDVMAPFRVRIESDLPVLLSNGNPAGRGPGWAEWDDPHPKPSYLFALVAGELTARTVRFTTMEGRDVTLNIWVRPGDEDKTAYALDALKRSMLWDEQVYGRAYDLDIFNIVAVDDFNMGAMENKGLNIFNSRYVLASGVTATDSDFAAIERIIAHEYFHNWTGNRITCRDWFQLSLKEGLTVFRDQQFMGDMRSHAVKRIEDVLTLRARQFREDAGPLAHPVRPESYVEINNFYTATVYEKGAELIRMLRLLVGDAQYRGALDLYFARHDGQACTIEDWIAVFEDAAGRDLSQFKRWYEQAGTPKVTLLEDWQDGKLTLTLRQHTAPTPGQPLKEPLLIPVALGLIAPDGTELLPTQILELDSPEQVFRFSDLPTKPVVSALRGFSAPVQLAHAQSSAERAILLGHDTDPFARFEAGRNLARDILHAMIRDGARPGPEYLEAMRLALTDHALDPAFRALVLRLPGEDELAQSLHAAGHTPDPDAIHTARRLALRRMADALAPDLARVVEDMDTPGPFSPDARDAGRRALRLAAAGVLAHADGGAKARAIFAQADNMTEQFGAWSALLAVGAGAEEGAQFHRQWQGDRLVMDKWFAAQVMHAAPERAAKIAAALTDHAAFDWKNPNRFRAVIGSLGAHPAGFHRKDGAGYRLVADWLIRLDGANPQAAARVSTVFETWRRYDHERQALIRAELTRMQDRPECSRDMGEMVGRMLG is encoded by the coding sequence ATGCGCGACACCGCCCAGCCGATCTACCTTGCCGATTACCAGCCCCCCGCTTTTCTGATTGAACAGGTCGAATTGACCTTTCGGCTCGCCCCGAAAACCACCCGCGTCGTCAGCCAGATTCGGTTCGCACCCAACCCGGCGGCGGCACCGGGGCAGGATCTGCGCCTGGACGGCGAAGGGCTGACCCTGATCGCGGCCAGTATTGACGGCGCACACGTGACCGCGACCCCGGACGCCACCGGGTTATCGATGGCGGCCGCAACCCTGCCCGACGGCCCCTTCACATGGGAAGCAGAGGTCGAAATCGCGCCCGAAGGCAACACCGCACTCGAAGGGCTGTATATGTCGAACGGCATGTATTGCACCCAATGCGAGGCCGAGGGCTTTCGCAAGATCACCTTCTACCCTGACCGCCCCGATGTGATGGCCCCGTTCCGCGTGCGGATTGAAAGCGACCTGCCGGTTTTGCTGTCCAATGGCAACCCGGCGGGCCGCGGCCCCGGCTGGGCCGAATGGGACGACCCTCATCCCAAGCCCAGCTATCTTTTCGCACTGGTCGCGGGCGAGCTGACCGCCAGAACAGTCCGCTTCACCACGATGGAGGGGCGCGATGTCACGCTCAATATCTGGGTGCGGCCCGGCGACGAGGATAAAACCGCTTACGCGCTCGATGCGCTAAAACGGTCGATGCTGTGGGATGAACAGGTTTATGGCCGCGCCTATGACTTGGACATTTTCAACATCGTGGCGGTCGATGACTTCAATATGGGCGCTATGGAGAACAAGGGCTTGAACATTTTCAACTCCCGATATGTTCTCGCCTCGGGCGTGACTGCAACCGACAGCGATTTCGCCGCGATTGAACGGATCATCGCGCATGAATATTTCCACAATTGGACCGGCAACCGCATCACCTGCCGCGATTGGTTCCAGCTATCGCTGAAAGAAGGGCTGACCGTGTTCCGCGACCAGCAGTTCATGGGCGATATGCGCAGCCATGCGGTAAAGCGCATTGAAGATGTGCTGACATTGCGCGCCCGCCAGTTCCGCGAAGATGCCGGGCCACTCGCCCACCCCGTGCGCCCCGAAAGCTATGTCGAGATCAACAATTTCTATACCGCCACCGTGTATGAAAAAGGGGCTGAACTGATCCGGATGCTGCGCCTGTTGGTCGGGGACGCGCAATATCGCGGGGCGCTTGATCTCTATTTTGCGCGGCATGACGGGCAGGCCTGCACGATAGAGGATTGGATCGCGGTCTTCGAAGACGCCGCCGGGCGCGACCTGTCGCAGTTCAAACGCTGGTATGAACAAGCGGGCACGCCCAAGGTGACACTGCTGGAGGACTGGCAGGATGGCAAATTGACGCTTACCCTGCGCCAGCACACCGCCCCCACACCGGGCCAACCGCTGAAAGAACCGCTGCTCATCCCGGTGGCGCTGGGCCTGATCGCGCCGGACGGAACGGAACTGCTGCCCACACAGATTCTGGAACTGGACAGCCCCGAACAGGTCTTCCGCTTCTCTGACCTGCCCACGAAACCCGTGGTGTCGGCTTTGCGCGGTTTCTCGGCGCCGGTGCAGTTGGCCCATGCGCAATCAAGCGCCGAGCGCGCGATACTGCTGGGCCACGATACCGACCCGTTCGCGCGCTTTGAAGCCGGGCGCAACTTGGCGCGCGATATCCTGCACGCCATGATCCGCGATGGCGCGCGCCCCGGCCCGGAATACCTAGAGGCGATGCGCCTTGCGCTGACGGATCACGCGCTGGACCCGGCCTTTCGGGCCTTGGTGCTGCGCCTGCCGGGCGAAGATGAATTGGCGCAAAGCCTGCATGCAGCGGGCCACACGCCCGACCCGGATGCGATTCATACCGCGCGCCGGCTGGCCTTGCGCCGCATGGCCGACGCGCTTGCCCCCGATCTGGCTCGCGTGGTCGAGGATATGGACACTCCCGGCCCGTTCAGCCCAGATGCCCGCGACGCTGGCCGCCGGGCGCTGCGGCTTGCGGCGGCGGGGGTGCTGGCCCATGCCGATGGCGGTGCCAAGGCGCGCGCAATTTTCGCGCAAGCCGATAACATGACAGAGCAATTCGGGGCGTGGTCGGCCCTTCTGGCCGTGGGCGCGGGGGCCGAAGAAGGCGCGCAATTCCACCGCCAATGGCAGGGCGACCGGCTGGTGATGGATAAATGGTTTGCCGCACAGGTCATGCACGCCGCGCCGGAGCGCGCGGCAAAGATCGCCGCGGCGCTGACTGATCATGCCGCCTTCGACTGGAAGAACCCGAACCGGTTCCGCGCGGTCATCGGCAGTCTTGGGGCGCACCCGGCGGGGTTTCACCGCAAGGATGGCGCGGGCTACAGGCTGGTTGCAGATTGGCTGATCCGTCTGGACGGGGCGAACCCGCAAGCGGCAGCCCGCGTTTCGACCGTGTTCGAAACTTGGCGACGCTACGATCACGAACGACAGGCGCTGATCCGGGCGGAACTGACCCGAATGCAGGACCGTCCCGAGTGTAGCCGCGACATGGGCGAAATGGTCGGGCGGATGCTGGGCTGA